From a region of the Acinetobacter larvae genome:
- a CDS encoding surface lipoprotein assembly modifier: MCTISQQTFAVEEDTYLLREQNKLQLQQQEQQIVAEAQFPNEQQASYLTINGQSFAVQDNDADLTRAIFISINRQQWADLERFLLRYRQLQPHAEVVVLFAEGALARAKQDLGLAEQKFKAMLAIDDEFSRGKLELARVLFENKKNKQAEQMFREVYVDMPADIQKSIQLYLEAIQLKDRWRSKVSLGLTYNSNINQKAAGHNECFSVITDQNGNQYCWTRRSEEAVSDWGWNFNLNHNKNFEFKDQQSVFIKSLWYGTLYENERDYNNQTFNLNTGYRFADARHDFAVGPLFEKYIWGGKTLYNGYGARLEYSYVANAKNLLNLQIDVQDNHFNKDALAQYYDGQQYSAYLTWNHSIQQSLIGFANLSYIKKDVNDKANSFDQWGGRVGLYKMFQNNSALSILAMYRHSNYQQANNWIGPQASRNKEQIYFLNYDMPQYTYKGIYPSLSYKYSHLDSNNKWFYDYSAHEVIFKLQKNF, translated from the coding sequence TTGTGCACAATCAGTCAGCAGACTTTTGCCGTAGAAGAAGATACCTATTTGCTGCGTGAGCAAAATAAGCTGCAACTGCAGCAACAAGAGCAACAGATTGTTGCTGAAGCACAATTTCCAAATGAACAACAAGCATCTTACCTGACCATCAACGGACAAAGTTTTGCAGTACAAGATAATGATGCAGACTTAACCCGCGCTATCTTTATTAGTATTAACCGTCAACAGTGGGCAGACCTTGAGCGCTTTTTATTACGTTATCGCCAATTACAGCCACATGCTGAAGTCGTCGTACTGTTTGCTGAGGGAGCATTGGCTCGCGCGAAACAAGATTTAGGATTGGCAGAACAAAAATTTAAAGCCATGCTCGCCATAGATGATGAATTTAGTCGCGGTAAACTGGAATTGGCTCGGGTGTTGTTTGAAAATAAAAAAAATAAGCAGGCGGAGCAAATGTTTCGAGAGGTTTATGTCGACATGCCCGCAGACATTCAAAAATCAATACAACTGTATTTGGAAGCGATTCAGTTGAAGGATCGTTGGCGTAGTAAAGTCTCGCTGGGACTGACCTATAATAGTAATATTAATCAGAAAGCGGCAGGGCATAATGAATGTTTTAGTGTGATTACCGATCAAAATGGCAATCAATATTGTTGGACACGTCGTTCAGAAGAGGCTGTATCAGATTGGGGCTGGAATTTTAATTTAAATCATAATAAAAATTTTGAGTTTAAAGATCAGCAGAGTGTATTTATCAAAAGCTTATGGTATGGCACCCTATATGAAAATGAAAGGGATTATAACAATCAGACCTTCAATCTAAATACGGGCTATCGTTTTGCTGATGCTCGGCATGACTTCGCTGTTGGACCATTATTTGAAAAATATATCTGGGGTGGAAAAACACTCTACAATGGTTATGGCGCACGCTTAGAATATAGTTATGTCGCCAATGCTAAAAACTTGCTTAATCTACAAATTGATGTACAGGATAATCATTTTAATAAAGATGCTTTGGCACAATATTATGATGGACAGCAATATAGTGCTTATCTGACTTGGAATCATTCTATCCAGCAGAGCCTGATTGGTTTTGCCAATTTGAGTTATATCAAGAAAGACGTAAACGACAAAGCCAATAGTTTCGATCAGTGGGGGGGGCGTGTAGGTCTTTATAAAATGTTCCAAAATAATTCGGCCTTGTCTATTTTGGCGATGTATCGTCATAGTAATTATCAGCAAGCCAATAACTGGATTGGACCACAAGCTTCACGCAATAAAGAACAAATCTATTTTTTAAATTATGATATGCCGCAATATACTTATAAGGGTATTTATCCAAGTCTGAGCTATAAATATAGCCATTTAGATTCCAATAATAAGTGGTTTTATGATTATTCCGCACACGAAGTTATTTTTAAATTACAAAAGAATTTTTAG
- a CDS encoding sigma-70 family RNA polymerase sigma factor, with the protein MTALSASHLIATLYKDNHHWLYHWLCKTMGSQDHAEDVLQDTFVKIMRSKDIFSIQKPQNYIYATAKRIIIDQARRKKIEQAYLCYLAQFEEDWRHPSPEETLMAIEILDQMAFILSDLDERPRSILLMHYIDEIPQTEIALQLNISTKTVQRDLIKALLHCHHHSQ; encoded by the coding sequence ATGACTGCTTTATCTGCTTCGCATTTGATTGCTACGTTATATAAGGACAACCACCATTGGCTGTATCATTGGTTATGTAAGACCATGGGCTCACAAGATCATGCTGAAGATGTACTCCAAGATACCTTTGTCAAGATCATGCGTAGTAAAGATATATTTAGTATTCAGAAGCCACAAAACTATATTTATGCTACGGCGAAGCGTATTATCATTGACCAAGCGCGACGTAAAAAAATTGAGCAAGCTTATTTATGTTATCTCGCGCAATTTGAAGAAGACTGGCGCCACCCCTCACCTGAAGAAACCCTAATGGCCATTGAGATTTTAGATCAAATGGCATTTATTTTAAGTGATTTAGATGAGCGTCCACGCAGTATTTTACTCATGCATTATATTGATGAAATTCCACAAACTGAAATTGCCTTACAGCTGAATATCTCCACCAAGACTGTACAACGTGATTTAATCAAAGCATTATTGCATTGCCATCACCATAGTCAATAA
- a CDS encoding RNA-guided endonuclease InsQ/TnpB family protein yields the protein MKTLKLRIKDKHCKMLDQLASEVNFVWNYVNDLCFKHLQRKQQFFSAYDIAKYTKGTSKECNLHSQTIQAITEELVTRRKQFKKAKLKWRVSNKKSARRSLGWIPFKKVAIKYADGYVQYAKRQFKVWDSYGLSKYNVKTGSFVEDSRGRWYVCLVVDSIKTKKTTAKTAIGIDLGLKDLATCSDGVKLKAPKIYRQYEQKLGIAQRARNKKRLRALHAKIKNTRQNILHQFSHKLVSEHAAIFVGNVNAKALAQTRLAKSVLDASWSTLRTMLKYKCENAGVWYEEVNEAYTTQTCSCCGSRCSSPKGRAGLGIREWQCRECGSSWDRDVNSALNILALGYERLAGGISVL from the coding sequence ATGAAGACACTTAAATTACGAATAAAAGATAAACATTGTAAGATGCTAGACCAACTAGCGTCAGAAGTGAACTTTGTCTGGAATTATGTCAATGATTTGTGTTTTAAGCACCTGCAAAGAAAACAACAATTCTTTTCAGCATACGATATAGCAAAATACACGAAAGGCACATCCAAAGAATGCAACTTGCACAGCCAAACCATACAGGCAATCACAGAAGAATTAGTGACCAGACGCAAGCAATTCAAGAAAGCAAAATTAAAATGGCGTGTCAGCAATAAAAAATCAGCTAGACGCTCTTTAGGATGGATACCTTTCAAGAAAGTCGCAATTAAATATGCTGATGGCTATGTTCAATATGCTAAGCGCCAATTCAAAGTGTGGGATAGTTACGGACTAAGCAAATACAATGTTAAAACAGGCTCATTTGTTGAGGACAGCCGCGGACGTTGGTACGTTTGCCTTGTGGTTGATTCCATTAAAACTAAGAAAACCACCGCTAAAACCGCAATTGGGATAGATTTGGGTTTAAAAGATTTAGCGACTTGTTCCGATGGCGTAAAGCTGAAAGCCCCTAAAATCTATCGGCAATATGAACAAAAACTTGGTATTGCACAAAGAGCAAGAAATAAGAAACGTCTTAGAGCGCTTCACGCCAAGATCAAAAATACCCGTCAAAACATACTGCATCAATTCAGCCATAAACTAGTGAGTGAACATGCAGCGATCTTTGTTGGCAATGTGAATGCCAAAGCATTAGCACAGACTAGATTAGCGAAGTCTGTGCTAGATGCCAGTTGGTCAACATTAAGAACTATGCTCAAGTATAAATGCGAGAACGCAGGAGTATGGTATGAAGAAGTCAATGAAGCCTATACCACCCAAACTTGCTCGTGCTGTGGTTCACGCTGCAGTAGTCCGAAAGGTAGAGCAGGACTTGGAATAAGAGAATGGCAGTGTCGTGAGTGTGGTAGCTCATGGGATCGGGATGTAAATTCCGCACTGAATATTCTTGCGCTCGGATATGAGCGTCTCGCAGGAGGAATCTCCGTCCTTTAA
- a CDS encoding type VI secretion system Vgr family protein produces MLNHIYTAIESLGLVASRRAIHLKFSNPALNQQVFLQRIDAQHAINQGLKAELICLSTNAMLALKQFLASQVAVDQVTDQGQLMRMTGIVTAVEQGASDGALTLYKVTVEDATALWHQRRNSRVFMNKSVLEIVNVLVKEWQQRSSLFAASLSLDLSALKKDYDIRPFTMQSNESDYTFLTRLLRQEGINWLVDEQQLMLDNTSAEIQAQKLRLIDDNSQFQALGRRSIHFHRSHATEQRDSMTQLSAQRRLQPTSVYVQRWQADALDYDEGAGSVQSSHQHSALYDNTRLNLESAWHFSPAWMQDLKGEDGATPSANAQVERINQNLMHSYEGQAKQFIARSSVRDAQVGYWFELHEHPEIDQHAAADQEFLIIGKEFYNQNNLPKDLAHQVQALVSQSGWSQRSTFAIDPEQRQGNVLQLQRRHIPIVPTYHPLQHRPSTHIQRARVVGPQGEEIYVDAWGRIKVRFLFTRAQDQQHDAGAGSNNNDSDSAWVDVLTPWAGEGFGARFLPRIGELVAVDFFDGNIDRPFVVGRIHEAQRQPTQFDQQGILPDTKKISGIRSQEIAGSGFGQLRFDDTTGQISVQLQSSHAATQLNLGQLSHPKKQASSDGRGDGFELRTDQYGAVRAAQGLMISTHPQQDAAGVHLDVTPAMQQLESSLNQAKVLSDLAKNQQTDPLQTLENLQAFIGNLQQTDADKAASFKQALLLLASPEGIALSSQQDIHLASDGQIQQHAAQSINLSTQQSFVAHANQKISLFAARDGARLYAGQGKIELQAQSDDMELIARQQIKLISTEEQVEIIAPKKIVLSAAGSQIEISEAGIF; encoded by the coding sequence ATGTTGAATCATATTTATACGGCTATTGAAAGCCTTGGTTTGGTCGCTTCGCGACGCGCAATACATTTAAAATTTTCCAATCCAGCATTAAATCAACAAGTATTTTTACAACGTATAGATGCACAGCATGCCATCAATCAAGGGCTAAAAGCCGAGCTTATCTGTCTGTCGACCAATGCAATGCTGGCATTAAAACAGTTTCTAGCCAGTCAGGTTGCAGTTGACCAAGTCACTGATCAAGGGCAGTTGATGCGTATGACTGGGATTGTTACAGCCGTGGAGCAAGGCGCTTCAGATGGTGCATTAACGCTCTATAAAGTCACTGTGGAGGATGCTACAGCCCTATGGCATCAGCGCCGTAATAGTCGCGTTTTTATGAATAAATCGGTGCTTGAAATCGTTAATGTGCTAGTTAAAGAATGGCAACAACGCAGTAGTTTATTTGCAGCAAGTCTGAGTTTGGATTTAAGTGCTTTAAAAAAAGATTATGATATTCGACCGTTTACCATGCAAAGCAATGAGAGTGATTATACTTTTCTAACGCGCTTGCTCAGACAAGAAGGAATTAATTGGTTAGTCGATGAACAACAGCTCATGCTGGATAATACGTCAGCTGAGATTCAAGCACAGAAATTACGCTTAATTGATGATAACAGCCAATTTCAAGCTTTAGGTCGACGTAGCATTCATTTTCATCGTAGTCATGCGACAGAACAACGCGATAGCATGACACAATTGAGTGCGCAACGTCGTTTACAACCGACTTCTGTATATGTGCAGCGTTGGCAGGCAGATGCACTGGATTATGATGAAGGGGCTGGCAGTGTACAAAGTAGTCATCAGCATAGTGCTTTATACGATAATACACGGTTGAATTTGGAGTCAGCTTGGCATTTTAGTCCAGCTTGGATGCAAGATTTAAAGGGAGAAGATGGTGCAACCCCATCAGCAAATGCACAGGTAGAGCGCATAAACCAAAATTTAATGCACTCTTATGAAGGACAAGCAAAGCAATTTATTGCCCGATCAAGTGTCAGAGATGCCCAAGTGGGTTATTGGTTTGAATTACATGAACATCCTGAAATAGATCAACATGCGGCAGCTGATCAAGAATTTTTAATTATTGGCAAAGAATTTTATAATCAAAATAATTTACCCAAAGATTTGGCACATCAAGTACAGGCATTGGTCAGCCAAAGCGGTTGGTCGCAGCGTAGTACATTTGCAATAGATCCAGAGCAGCGTCAAGGCAATGTACTTCAGCTGCAACGACGACATATTCCTATCGTGCCGACCTATCATCCGCTACAGCATCGACCGAGTACGCATATACAACGGGCACGTGTGGTTGGACCACAAGGTGAGGAAATTTATGTTGATGCTTGGGGGCGGATCAAAGTACGTTTTTTATTTACCCGTGCACAAGACCAACAACATGATGCTGGTGCAGGCAGTAATAATAATGACAGTGACTCGGCATGGGTCGATGTATTAACGCCTTGGGCTGGTGAAGGATTTGGGGCGCGTTTTTTACCGCGTATTGGTGAGTTGGTCGCAGTAGATTTTTTTGATGGCAATATTGATCGACCTTTTGTGGTCGGGCGTATACATGAAGCGCAACGTCAACCGACCCAATTCGATCAACAAGGCATACTTCCTGATACTAAAAAAATCAGTGGCATACGTTCACAAGAGATAGCAGGATCTGGCTTTGGGCAATTACGCTTTGATGACACCACAGGGCAGATTAGTGTGCAGTTACAAAGCAGTCATGCTGCCACGCAACTCAATCTTGGACAGCTCAGCCATCCGAAAAAACAGGCCAGTAGTGATGGTCGAGGGGATGGCTTTGAATTAAGAACAGATCAATATGGCGCTGTTCGGGCGGCGCAGGGATTGATGATTTCAACCCATCCACAGCAAGACGCCGCAGGAGTGCATCTTGATGTGACACCCGCTATGCAACAGTTGGAAAGCAGTTTAAATCAAGCAAAAGTATTAAGTGATCTGGCTAAGAACCAACAAACAGATCCTTTACAAACCTTAGAAAATCTACAAGCCTTTATTGGAAATTTACAGCAAACAGATGCCGATAAAGCCGCAAGCTTTAAACAAGCATTGTTGTTATTGGCATCACCAGAGGGTATTGCGCTGAGTAGTCAGCAAGATATTCATCTCGCCTCAGATGGACAAATTCAACAACATGCCGCACAGAGTATTAATCTCAGTACCCAACAATCTTTTGTGGCACATGCCAATCAGAAAATCAGTTTATTTGCTGCACGTGATGGGGCGCGGTTATATGCTGGGCAGGGCAAGATAGAGCTACAAGCACAATCCGATGATATGGAGTTGATTGCAAGACAACAGATCAAATTAATTTCAACTGAAGAACAAGTAGAAATTATTGCACCGAAAAAAATTGTACTCAGCGCAGCAGGTTCTCAAATTGAAATCAGCGAGGCGGGGATTTTTTAA
- a CDS encoding FecR family protein: MTIATAPVADFLHMTTSTEPLSDDILQQASAWLVKISSDESTQQDQDDFQRWLAQDPMHQLAVQQMQQVIERLQQIKTPQDHGASRRILQQALQHKPQFKFKPNFPLLSLIIFSALSLWIATAILPIQFWLADHQNCYNQWQKQQMTDHSQIQSAGRTAYNLTFNHKQRQVNLLEGNILVDVHKDPQRPFVIQTAYAQIQALGTRFIVNQTDHETVVTMLESKVSVQTQQGQYIVAAGQQLKISANGQIQQKDISTDSIEHAWQKRSLIVENMPLAQVLNILESYGQTKILYQDDQIQHLKVTAILPLDHQAQAFNLLEESLGIKIQHYIPFINIVKVPAAARTNPE; encoded by the coding sequence ATGACTATTGCGACTGCACCTGTTGCTGATTTTTTGCATATGACCACATCGACTGAACCATTATCTGATGATATTTTACAACAAGCTTCTGCGTGGCTGGTGAAAATCAGCAGTGATGAAAGCACACAACAAGATCAAGATGATTTTCAGCGATGGTTAGCACAAGACCCTATGCATCAACTTGCTGTACAGCAAATGCAACAAGTCATTGAGCGCTTACAACAAATTAAAACGCCACAGGATCATGGCGCGTCACGTCGTATTCTTCAGCAGGCATTACAGCATAAACCTCAATTTAAATTTAAACCCAATTTCCCGCTTTTAAGTCTGATTATTTTCAGTGCACTTTCATTATGGATCGCTACAGCGATATTACCCATTCAATTCTGGCTGGCAGATCATCAAAACTGTTATAACCAATGGCAAAAACAACAGATGACGGATCACAGCCAAATACAAAGTGCGGGAAGGACAGCTTATAATCTTACGTTTAACCATAAACAGCGACAGGTTAATTTACTTGAAGGTAATATTTTGGTGGATGTACATAAAGATCCGCAAAGACCTTTTGTTATTCAAACTGCCTATGCTCAAATTCAAGCCTTAGGTACACGATTTATTGTCAATCAAACTGACCATGAAACTGTCGTGACCATGTTGGAATCTAAGGTATCTGTCCAAACTCAACAAGGGCAATATATTGTCGCAGCCGGTCAGCAACTGAAAATCAGTGCGAACGGACAAATACAACAAAAAGATATTTCTACAGACAGTATTGAGCATGCTTGGCAGAAACGCAGTTTAATCGTAGAAAATATGCCTTTGGCACAAGTGCTCAATATCTTGGAAAGCTACGGGCAAACTAAAATTTTATATCAAGACGATCAGATTCAACATCTGAAAGTCACAGCTATTTTACCGCTTGATCATCAAGCGCAAGCTTTTAACTTATTAGAAGAGAGTTTAGGCATTAAAATCCAGCACTACATTCCATTTATCAACATCGTCAAAGTACCTGCCGCAGCCCGGACAAACCCAGAGTAG
- a CDS encoding Slam-dependent surface lipoprotein, whose translation MMQFNKVLLATFVAAAAASAHANVVGNSSNLEKIKVGAVGTDINHTGDVVGAPAIAVINNGVNAAPVTNKFVDLSSLRGMADKWYSKMTTNLGGLDSSGIVQLDFNKWNLPKPVPDHSVLGKFSYQQIQLDPNNASQSVFFGEWHQGSTTSAADNTRTVFYVGSTDNLSLPTSGTATYQVTGINQYNGAVNSVISGWTGNGTTAAPQDVLTGTLVADFGAKSLTTESALTRAVAKQGAANTILIAAKIANNGGFTGTAVANGSVIGKTDGSFFGPNAAALAGNATFAGNQQLNTAFGGQKAQ comes from the coding sequence ATGATGCAATTCAATAAAGTACTTTTAGCGACTTTCGTTGCTGCCGCTGCAGCCAGTGCACATGCCAATGTTGTTGGCAATAGCAGCAATCTTGAAAAAATAAAAGTTGGTGCAGTTGGAACGGATATTAACCACACCGGTGATGTAGTGGGTGCCCCAGCGATTGCGGTGATCAATAACGGTGTAAATGCAGCACCAGTCACCAATAAGTTTGTCGACTTGTCTAGTTTACGTGGCATGGCAGATAAATGGTATTCAAAAATGACTACCAATTTAGGTGGTCTCGATTCATCTGGTATTGTGCAACTGGACTTTAATAAATGGAATTTACCAAAACCAGTACCGGACCACAGTGTATTGGGTAAATTCTCTTATCAACAAATCCAGCTTGATCCAAATAATGCATCACAAAGTGTCTTCTTTGGTGAATGGCACCAAGGCAGTACCACTTCGGCAGCAGACAATACCCGTACTGTCTTCTATGTCGGTAGTACCGATAACTTAAGCCTACCGACCTCTGGTACTGCGACATATCAAGTGACAGGGATTAACCAATACAATGGTGCGGTCAATAGCGTAATCAGTGGTTGGACCGGAAATGGCACTACTGCGGCTCCACAAGATGTACTAACAGGTACCTTAGTCGCTGATTTTGGTGCTAAGTCTCTTACAACAGAATCAGCTTTAACCCGTGCTGTGGCTAAACAAGGTGCTGCAAATACAATCTTAATTGCTGCAAAAATTGCCAATAATGGTGGTTTCACGGGTACAGCTGTTGCCAATGGTAGCGTAATTGGTAAAACCGATGGTAGCTTCTTTGGTCCCAATGCGGCGGCTCTAGCGGGTAATGCGACTTTTGCGGGTAATCAACAATTAAATACTGCTTTTGGGGGACAAAAAGCACAGTAA
- a CDS encoding MFS transporter, protein MEYSAHANASVNPNSKTRVLFASLIGTTIEFFDFYIYATAAVLVFPKLFFPESGGSVALLQSLATFSIAFVVRPIGATVFGHLGDRIGRKATLVAALLLMGISTVCIGLLPSYAQIGVLAPLLLALCRLGQGLGLSGEWSGAVLLATENAPKGKRAWYGMFPQLGAPIGFILAAGSFLLLGAFMSDADFLAWGWRIPFISSALLVFLGLYIRLKLHESPEFQKVLDKQKASKAPFKEVISLHVAKLIIGTLATVCTLVLFYLMTVFALNWGTTALGYTRDSFLQMQLVATVCFAICIPISAKLAEKFGRKNTSIAICILVVLFGLCFSSLFVAKQPISVLIFLCLGLSIMGLTYGPIGTILSEIFPISVRYTGSALAYNLASILGASFAPLIATALANSYGIAAVGYYLCGAALLSLLAFACIRESKPSDAVDKALHNSLEVQK, encoded by the coding sequence ATGGAATATAGTGCACACGCGAACGCCTCGGTCAATCCCAACTCAAAGACCCGCGTCTTATTTGCCAGTTTAATTGGTACCACAATCGAATTTTTTGATTTCTATATCTATGCAACCGCAGCAGTTTTGGTGTTCCCAAAATTATTTTTCCCAGAAAGCGGTGGTAGCGTGGCATTACTACAATCTTTAGCAACGTTCTCAATCGCATTTGTGGTACGCCCAATTGGAGCAACAGTATTTGGGCATTTAGGCGATCGGATTGGACGTAAAGCAACATTGGTGGCGGCACTGTTACTCATGGGGATCTCAACGGTCTGTATTGGTTTATTACCCAGTTATGCACAGATAGGCGTTCTAGCTCCCTTACTCTTAGCACTTTGTCGTTTAGGACAAGGCTTAGGATTGAGTGGTGAATGGAGTGGTGCGGTATTATTGGCGACAGAAAATGCACCCAAAGGTAAACGTGCGTGGTATGGCATGTTCCCACAACTCGGGGCACCTATAGGCTTCATCTTGGCAGCAGGCTCATTCTTATTATTGGGCGCATTCATGTCAGATGCTGACTTCTTGGCTTGGGGATGGCGTATTCCCTTTATTTCTAGTGCACTATTGGTCTTCTTGGGCTTATATATTCGCTTGAAACTACATGAGTCTCCTGAATTTCAAAAGGTGCTCGATAAACAAAAAGCATCCAAAGCTCCCTTTAAAGAAGTTATTTCGCTACATGTTGCAAAATTAATCATTGGCACATTGGCTACGGTTTGTACCTTAGTATTGTTTTATTTAATGACGGTCTTTGCATTAAACTGGGGAACAACCGCACTCGGTTATACACGAGATAGCTTCTTACAAATGCAATTGGTTGCAACCGTATGTTTTGCCATCTGTATTCCAATTTCGGCAAAGTTGGCGGAAAAATTTGGACGCAAAAATACCTCTATCGCTATTTGTATTTTGGTGGTGCTTTTTGGGCTATGCTTCTCGAGCCTTTTTGTTGCCAAGCAACCCATTTCGGTGCTGATCTTCTTATGTCTCGGTCTTAGTATTATGGGGCTAACCTATGGACCAATTGGTACAATTCTGTCAGAAATTTTTCCAATTTCAGTCCGTTATACAGGCTCAGCACTGGCCTATAATTTAGCCAGTATTTTAGGCGCATCTTTTGCACCATTAATCGCTACAGCCCTTGCCAATAGCTATGGCATCGCTGCTGTGGGCTATTATTTATGTGGTGCAGCACTGTTGTCGTTATTGGCTTTTGCCTGCATTCGTGAAAGCAAACCGTCCGATGCTGTAGACAAAGCACTTCACAATAGCCTAGAAGTACAAAAATAA
- a CDS encoding NAD-dependent succinate-semialdehyde dehydrogenase, whose protein sequence is MDITQFKIFKNLSLIDGAWVGSDQSNTIDVFNPADQSFIATIPALSAAQISAAIASSEQALSGWQARSMKQRADILKKWYALIMQHQDELATIMTVEQGKPLHEAKGEVGYAASFIEWFAEEGRRMNGDTIPAATTDKRIMTRREAVGVCVAITPWNFPAAMITRKAAPALVAGCSMIVKPAQETPFTALALVHLAELAGVPKGVLNIVTGKSAEIVPIMTASPVVKKLSFTGSTPVGAQLMQQSAPTLKKLSLELGGNAPLIVFDDADIDVAVQGVMDSKFRNAGQTCVCSNRIFVQAQIYEQFVEKLASKVAALNVGNGLVAGTEIGPLINAKAIAKIEAHIADAVAKGAEVVVGGQVSALGGHYFQPTVIQHAQDDMLCFSDETFAPLAPIFKFEQEDEVIQRANNTEYGLASYIFTENLNRSIRVSEALQYGMVGINTGLISTAEAPFGGVKASGLGREGSRHGLDEYTEIKYICIGHV, encoded by the coding sequence ATGGATATCACTCAATTTAAAATTTTTAAAAACTTGTCTCTGATCGATGGCGCATGGGTGGGGTCTGATCAATCCAATACGATTGATGTTTTTAATCCGGCTGATCAGTCTTTTATTGCGACCATTCCTGCATTAAGTGCCGCACAAATCTCCGCAGCAATTGCATCCTCAGAACAAGCATTGTCTGGTTGGCAAGCACGTTCTATGAAGCAACGTGCAGATATTTTGAAGAAATGGTATGCGCTGATCATGCAGCATCAGGATGAACTGGCAACCATCATGACGGTGGAACAAGGTAAACCTTTGCATGAAGCCAAAGGTGAAGTGGGCTATGCGGCGAGTTTTATTGAGTGGTTTGCCGAAGAAGGGCGCCGCATGAATGGCGATACTATTCCTGCGGCGACGACAGACAAACGCATCATGACCAGACGGGAAGCGGTCGGGGTTTGTGTCGCGATTACACCTTGGAATTTTCCAGCCGCGATGATTACCCGTAAAGCTGCGCCAGCATTGGTGGCGGGTTGTAGCATGATTGTCAAACCGGCACAAGAAACACCGTTTACGGCATTGGCTTTGGTGCATTTGGCAGAATTGGCAGGTGTACCCAAAGGGGTGCTGAATATTGTGACGGGTAAATCAGCAGAAATTGTACCGATCATGACGGCTAGTCCCGTGGTGAAAAAATTGAGCTTTACCGGGTCAACCCCAGTCGGTGCGCAGTTGATGCAGCAATCTGCACCAACCTTGAAAAAACTCTCTTTAGAGTTAGGGGGGAATGCACCACTGATCGTATTTGATGATGCCGATATCGATGTCGCAGTACAAGGCGTGATGGACAGTAAATTCCGTAATGCAGGACAAACTTGTGTGTGTAGTAACCGCATTTTTGTACAGGCGCAAATTTATGAACAGTTTGTTGAAAAATTAGCGAGCAAAGTCGCGGCTTTAAACGTCGGTAATGGGTTGGTGGCGGGGACAGAAATTGGACCACTGATTAATGCTAAAGCCATCGCCAAGATTGAAGCGCATATTGCCGATGCTGTTGCCAAAGGGGCAGAGGTGGTAGTCGGTGGTCAAGTGAGTGCATTGGGCGGTCATTATTTTCAACCGACTGTCATTCAGCATGCGCAGGATGACATGCTGTGCTTTAGTGATGAGACTTTTGCACCATTGGCACCGATTTTTAAATTTGAGCAAGAAGATGAAGTTATTCAGCGCGCCAATAATACCGAGTATGGCTTGGCTTCTTATATTTTTACTGAAAATTTAAATCGTAGCATCCGTGTTTCGGAAGCTTTGCAATATGGCATGGTGGGTATTAATACGGGCTTAATTTCGACCGCAGAAGCGCCATTTGGTGGCGTCAAAGCCTCTGGCTTAGGGCGTGAAGGTTCTCGCCATGGTTTAGATGAATATACCGAAATTAAATATATCTGTATTGGTCATGTCTAA